The proteins below are encoded in one region of Oscillatoria salina IIICB1:
- a CDS encoding OsmC family protein gives MNYPIPSNSEEIIALTDNPVDEELIAAAIAGVIQIARNKGQSLEDLTAEVLTEDPLLDGEQRRWLSDIVTQAWFSLP, from the coding sequence ATGAATTATCCCATCCCAAGTAACTCTGAAGAAATAATCGCCTTAACAGACAACCCCGTAGACGAAGAACTCATCGCCGCCGCGATCGCAGGCGTGATTCAAATTGCCCGCAATAAAGGACAATCCTTAGAAGACTTAACCGCCGAAGTGCTAACCGAAGATCCCCTTCTAGACGGAGAGCAAAGACGCTGGTTAAGTGATATTGTGACTCAAGCTTGGTTCAGCTTACCGTAA
- a CDS encoding phosphatase PAP2 family protein, producing MRENLKKFIFSLPKWVREHLLPLLLTIRVGGLILAGFALWSFAEIAEEILERESYFFDKQILLAIAQWHNPLADRIVVGLTYLGQPTFLLIVCTVLGIGLLFNRKRSEATTLAIAAFGAAGLNLLLKDLFARDRPQLWDRIVDVNFYSFPSGHAMISMVIYGAIAYLLAINFPKWRVAIVVTAVFLILSIGFTRLYLGVHWPTDVIAGYAAGIVWLVTCILSLELFKARREVDRD from the coding sequence GTGCGCGAGAACCTCAAAAAATTTATTTTTAGTTTACCCAAATGGGTACGAGAACACCTACTGCCGCTACTGTTAACCATTCGCGTCGGCGGGTTAATCCTCGCAGGTTTTGCCCTTTGGAGTTTTGCCGAGATCGCCGAAGAAATATTAGAACGAGAAAGTTACTTCTTCGACAAGCAAATTCTCCTGGCGATCGCCCAATGGCATAATCCCCTAGCAGATCGAATCGTAGTCGGTTTAACTTATCTTGGTCAACCGACATTTTTATTAATAGTTTGTACGGTTTTAGGTATTGGGCTGTTATTCAACCGCAAGCGATCCGAAGCCACCACCCTCGCGATCGCCGCTTTTGGCGCTGCGGGTTTAAATCTTTTACTTAAAGACTTATTCGCCCGCGATCGCCCGCAACTTTGGGACAGGATCGTCGATGTTAACTTTTATAGCTTTCCTAGCGGTCATGCGATGATCTCAATGGTAATTTACGGCGCGATCGCCTATCTCTTAGCCATTAATTTCCCCAAATGGCGAGTAGCGATCGTAGTTACTGCGGTATTTTTAATCCTGAGTATCGGTTTCACTCGCCTCTATTTAGGCGTTCATTGGCCCACTGATGTGATCGCTGGTTACGCGGCTGGTATCGTTTGGTTAGTTACCTGTATTCTCAGCCTAGAACTTTTCAAAGCCCGTCGCGAGGTAGATCGCGATTAG
- a CDS encoding ABC transporter substrate-binding protein, translating into MQIINRLSVFWKRNRTLTKFFTLFFLCFTLVVGCNPNNQPSTTVDSANSTAGNPRVTFGTTLKPRTIDPADSYELAGLNIIYNLGDTLYTYELGETELKPSLATEMPEVSEDGLTYKIPLRTGVTFHDGTPFNAEAMAFSLQRFIENGGKPSFLLADTVESVEATGENELTIKLKKPFAAFPSLLAFPGTSAISPEAYQIGAGEFNPNTFVGTGPYKLADYSSDSIRLDVFADYWGEKPVNEGVDLQIYAGNSANLFNGFRTGAVDVAYQSFDPEQIKSLLEGAENDQWQAIEAPGTAVSYMVLNLNQEPLDQPEVRQAIAATMDRALINERVLQGQAEPLYSMVPTSFEAYQPTFQTEYGDANVEKAKELLTEAGYSPDNPITIEVWHPSGSKIRSLVATTLKAYGEQKLEGIIQFVPKSVESATAFSNLPKGIYPTFLVDWYPDFLDPDNYIQPFLDCAEGSAESGCQSGGSQTQGSFYYSERINELIDKQRSERDPEVRKAIFADIQETLAEDVPYIPLWQNKEYAFAQNGVDGVTINPSQNFPFWTIEK; encoded by the coding sequence GTGCAAATTATCAATAGGTTGTCTGTTTTCTGGAAGCGAAATCGAACTTTAACTAAATTTTTTACGCTGTTTTTCCTCTGTTTTACGCTAGTAGTAGGTTGTAACCCCAATAATCAGCCATCAACAACGGTTGATAGTGCTAATTCTACTGCGGGAAATCCGAGAGTTACTTTCGGGACAACGTTGAAACCGCGTACAATCGATCCTGCGGATAGTTATGAGTTAGCGGGACTGAATATTATCTACAATCTCGGCGATACTCTCTATACTTATGAGTTGGGAGAGACTGAGTTAAAGCCTAGTTTAGCGACGGAAATGCCGGAAGTCAGCGAAGATGGTTTAACTTATAAAATACCGCTACGCACTGGTGTTACTTTCCACGATGGTACTCCTTTCAACGCCGAAGCGATGGCATTTTCGCTGCAACGCTTTATCGAAAATGGCGGTAAACCATCTTTCCTCTTAGCGGATACTGTAGAATCAGTTGAAGCGACGGGAGAAAACGAACTGACAATTAAGCTGAAAAAGCCTTTTGCTGCTTTTCCCTCTTTGTTAGCTTTTCCTGGGACAAGTGCAATTTCACCAGAAGCTTATCAAATTGGTGCAGGAGAGTTTAATCCGAATACTTTTGTTGGTACTGGTCCTTATAAATTAGCCGACTATAGCAGTGATTCGATTCGTTTGGATGTTTTTGCTGATTATTGGGGCGAAAAACCAGTTAATGAAGGCGTTGATCTGCAAATTTATGCCGGAAATTCGGCTAATTTGTTCAATGGTTTTCGTACTGGGGCGGTAGATGTAGCTTATCAATCTTTTGACCCAGAACAAATTAAAAGCTTGTTAGAAGGTGCAGAAAACGACCAATGGCAAGCGATCGAAGCACCGGGAACTGCGGTAAGCTATATGGTGTTAAATTTGAATCAAGAACCTTTAGACCAGCCAGAAGTGCGTCAGGCGATCGCGGCAACTATGGATCGCGCTTTAATTAATGAACGAGTATTACAAGGACAAGCAGAACCTCTTTATAGCATGGTTCCTACTTCTTTTGAAGCTTATCAACCGACTTTTCAAACTGAGTATGGTGATGCGAATGTGGAAAAAGCCAAGGAGTTATTAACCGAGGCTGGTTATTCTCCTGATAATCCCATTACTATCGAAGTTTGGCATCCTTCTGGCTCAAAAATTCGCTCTTTGGTAGCGACAACTTTAAAAGCTTATGGGGAGCAAAAATTGGAGGGAATTATTCAATTTGTGCCGAAAAGCGTCGAGTCTGCTACTGCTTTTAGTAATCTCCCTAAAGGTATCTATCCGACATTTTTAGTTGATTGGTATCCAGATTTCTTAGATCCAGATAACTATATTCAACCATTTCTCGATTGTGCTGAAGGTTCAGCCGAGTCAGGTTGTCAGTCAGGAGGTTCTCAAACCCAAGGCTCGTTTTACTATAGTGAGAGGATCAATGAGTTAATCGATAAACAGCGATCGGAACGAGATCCGGAAGTCCGAAAAGCAATCTTTGCTGATATTCAAGAAACTCTGGCTGAAGATGTTCCTTATATACCTTTATGGCAAAACAAGGAATATGCTTTTGCTCAAAATGGTGTTGATGGTGTCACGATCAACCCTAGTCAGAATTTCCCTTTCTGGACGATTGAGAAGTAG